The sequence CGCACCTTCGAGCGGGAGCACTTTCCATCGGACGTTCTTGTCGGCGGGGCGCTCGGGTTCATGATTGGGCGACACGTGTGTCACTCGCAAGCCTCTCCTAATGTCCCGGCTCCCGCATCAAGGCGAAAGTCTCTTCTGAATTCAGGCCCTGAGAACAGTGAATTCCCAGCTAGGGCGAGAGAACCCTACGGAGGAATTGCCCCTGCAACCGAACCGACAAGAGAGCCAAGCAGAATGCCGTAGCAACGGACTTCCTTGTCAGGCTTCAACGGTCCAGTTGGAATGAACGATAGCTGGCTGTGAAAACGCGTTGGTCGGCCCTAGCAGACGATTTTAGAACTTGGACCATAATCGGCACTGCCAGGCTCGACGGGGCTCAAGCTCTAATCTAGCTAGCGGTTGGGGGCTAGTACTGCATTCTTTTGGGCGTGGAACCGCCGTTCACCCTCAGGTGTCAATCGGAACAAGAACAGGCCAGAGCCAATGCTATTGCTCCCCTCTGGCTTACCAATCCGTGTGATGGCGGCAATCCACACCCGGCCAACCTCCCATATCTGCTGCAATGTCCTGCGCCACTTCGCGAGGCCAAGTAGCCGAGCTGTCGCTTGTGCTCATCGAGAACACTGACCGCATGCGCGTCGTAGGCATTGCCGGATCTCGGGTGCCAAAAAAAGGAACTCGCCCGTCTTTTTGTCGCGGCCGACCACGTCGGGCTCGCCGCCCGTGCTCTCCATCTCGCTGAGTGACCAGAGCTTCTCCGGCCGCCGCCTTCTCGGGACTCATCAGGCTCGGGTGCTCGTGCGCACCCCGCTGGTGCAGGCAGAGCAAGACCGTCCCATCCGCGTCGAGGATCTGCCCAAAATACTCATGTGCGGGCGGCGTTTGCGGCTGGCCGAACAGCGACTGGTACCAGCGGTAGCTGGCGGGCACATCGCGTACGCCAAGGATGGTCCAAGTGCGCTTCACGGGATCACTGGGTAACCAATGTCGAGTAGTGGTTGGAGACCAGTCGCCAGCCGCGCTGCTGTTTCACCCATACCCTGGTGAAGCGATTGTCACGAGGAACCGGTTTCCCCGCGTCTTCCCCGATCATCGTGGAGCGACCGGTTTCCACGGCGGTGTTTCCGTAGACGCGTACGCGAACATCGTCGGTGGTGATCGATTGGAATTTCAACCTGTGCGAGGAGAAATCTGCGAGGACCTGCGCCTTCGTCCTAACAGCGCCGCTTGGTCCTATACCAATGAAGTCTTCGGCGTAGATGCGCTCCAGCGCCGCGGCATCAGCATGGATCTGCGCTTGAATGCGTTCCTGATCGACTTGTCGAATGACTTGGTCAACGCTCCTTTTGGAAACCCTCGGAGCGCTTTGCCCTTGTCCCAGGGTCATTGAGGCTGCTGTTAAGGCGAGAACAACCAACGCTCTTCTCATCTCAGGATGTCCTTGTAGTAATCCGGCGGGCGGCCCACCTTTCAGATCGCAGGATTATAACGGGGAAGAAATCCTGGAGCGCAGGTTTGTGCGGCCAAGAAGACGTTCCGAGCGATGGCCCAGCCCGCTTGATGGTCAAAGCGGACGATGGGTCGGCCTTTCTAGAGTGGCTGGCTGGGGACGCCGTCATCGAATACGACGATCCCCGCGTCGCTCCGCCAGAGCTGCGACCGGCATCCCAAGAGCGCTTTGAGGGCGTGATGACTTTCTTGTGGCCGGACGGGGAGACCGTCACAAAATCGCCTACAGCGAGGTGGCGGAAAAACCAGATGTTCGTTTAAGTCTTTGAAAGGATTGGTCGGGACGGGCAGATTTGAACTGCCGACCCCTCGCACCCCAAGCGAGTGCGCTACCAGGCTGCGCCACGTCCCGACGCGGAGAACACCGCAGACTGCGGTGTGGGGTTCAACCTGACTATTTTACAACAGCCCCAGAGCGCGGATTCGAACGCTCGCCCTCTCGGCGGTCCTTCATCCTTCAGAGCTCTCTGCGTCGCCTCTTTTGCGTCCCGGTTGGTCCGCGCGAATCCGCGGCGAAAGACTGCCCCGGAACCACTTCTGGCACTTGGGTGAACCGGCCGACCTGCGGCAACATCAGTCTGAGATGTCACTGCAGCGCCGACTGCCGCGCCACGTCCTGTGGGACACCCTGGCCTACGTGAACCTGGACCGATCGAACGGCGGCATCATCCTCAATCTGAATGAGCATGGGATGGCGGTGCAGGCCGCGGCGCCGGTGCGAGCGCAGGCTCCGGTGCACGTGAACTTTCAGTTGCCGGGAACGCGCACGTTCGTCGACGCTGCCGGCGAAGTGTGCTGGACCAGCGCCAGCCAGGCCGGCATACAGTTCGTCGAACTGGCGGAGCCTGAACGTCGCAGGCTGAAAGAAGCATTGTTCGATAGCCTCCTCACGCGCTGTGCGGCGGCTCACGGGGTCAGTACGGAGCCTGAGCCTCGCGTTGCCGGTCAAGCCGACGCGGCCAGCCTCGCGACCCAGCCCGCCGAGGCAGCCCGGGCGGCACCGCCAGCGTGTGACGCGGAGTCAGCCGCTCAGCCGGTCGCCCACCTGATAACCCAACGGTCAGCGCTGACTCGCGGGCGCGAATCCGTCCTGCTTCTAGCCGGGACGTCGTTATTCGCGGCCCTGTTCCTGCTCACGGTCGAGATTCCACGCGAATCGGGCCTGATGTTGGCGGCGGGAATGGCCATACCCTGTGTCCTGCTGGCGGTGCTGCATCAAATCGTCGAGTTGCAGGAGCGCAGGTAATCGGGACCCGCTTCGAACGTACATCCAGTCTCTGTTTTCTCCGCGCCCCCAGGGCTGAAGCACACGGTTTCATGGGGTGTCGCGGTGGGCGGACGCGGCAAGCCACGTATCCACTTTCGGCTTGACTGACGGTGACGCTGTAGTAGGCTGCTCGCGTTCGTTGGCGCCTGGGCAGTGCGCGGAAAGGGATGCCGGATTCATGTCTGCGGCCGAGAGTCCGTTGCCGACCCTGGAAGGGGGACTGCGCACCTTTCGCTCATCCTTCTTCCCGGCAGCCGCCGATGTCTACAGCCTGATGTTCAACCCCCTGGCGTCGGTGCTGGCTCCCCTGATTCTGGCTGCGGCAGCCGCATTACCGTCGAATGGATTGGGCATTCGCGTTTGCTTGTTCCGCATTCTCTCCGGCCTACCCTGTCCGGGTTGCGGGATGACGAGGGCACTTTCCTCGCTGCTGCACGGAGACGGAGCTGCGGCCTTCTTCTATCACCCCTTCGTCTTCGCGGTGCTTCCAGCCCTGGTCCTGATTTCCGTGCACGGGCTGCTGCCGAACGACGTGCGAGGGCGCTTGCGGCGCTCCTTTACCGCGCACCAAGCACGTCTCCGCCCGGCGTATGAAGCCCTGGTCTATTCCTTTCTGGCGTTCGGACTCATTCGCATGATTGTGAGCTGGTTTGCCGGCTCATCCGCAATCTAGCTGTTGGGGAGGGTGGCAATGGGTGGACTGCTGGGAATCGTTGGTCTGCTGTGCAGTCTGGTTTCGCTGGTGTGCGCGATCATTGTGCTCATCCACGCGTTTCAAAAGGGCGGAGTGGTGCAGGGTCTGCTGTGCCTGTGCATTCCGCTCTACATCCTGTATTACGCGTTCGCCAAGTTCGAGCACGAGAAAAAGAAGCTCATCCTGACCGTGTGGCTGGCCGCGATCGGCGCCTATATCGTCATCATGGGGCTGACGTTCATGCT comes from Terriglobales bacterium and encodes:
- a CDS encoding nuclear transport factor 2 family protein codes for the protein MVVLALTAASMTLGQGQSAPRVSKRSVDQVIRQVDQERIQAQIHADAAALERIYAEDFIGIGPSGAVRTKAQVLADFSSHRLKFQSITTDDVRVRVYGNTAVETGRSTMIGEDAGKPVPRDNRFTRVWVKQQRGWRLVSNHYSTLVTQ
- a CDS encoding PilZ domain-containing protein; its protein translation is MSLQRRLPRHVLWDTLAYVNLDRSNGGIILNLNEHGMAVQAAAPVRAQAPVHVNFQLPGTRTFVDAAGEVCWTSASQAGIQFVELAEPERRRLKEALFDSLLTRCAAAHGVSTEPEPRVAGQADAASLATQPAEAARAAPPACDAESAAQPVAHLITQRSALTRGRESVLLLAGTSLFAALFLLTVEIPRESGLMLAAGMAIPCVLLAVLHQIVELQERR
- a CDS encoding DUF2752 domain-containing protein: MSAAESPLPTLEGGLRTFRSSFFPAAADVYSLMFNPLASVLAPLILAAAAALPSNGLGIRVCLFRILSGLPCPGCGMTRALSSLLHGDGAAAFFYHPFVFAVLPALVLISVHGLLPNDVRGRLRRSFTAHQARLRPAYEALVYSFLAFGLIRMIVSWFAGSSAI